In one window of Bombus vancouverensis nearcticus chromosome 10, iyBomVanc1_principal, whole genome shotgun sequence DNA:
- the LOC117157110 gene encoding uncharacterized protein LOC117157110, producing the protein MVQKDLKSKSGLDVNRKKQVQKHKLKQLAECDEIVSSETVNAIGRVTDVVRAADDNAPSSDELDEDLEEQHKDLNLHLDLPNDTYSLTAIRPELPTCVRYGVREGMTHINMPKFSPLSRGHQGGATAIAAFATTTVYKSRCWNEAVIDQIIEDGDTFYCESYKDINTDDRRMLSILDLKRTLCVQGKLTVNVSIEEAAYAGKFRSTEVTELHLVKALDLFFKRYNAGILASSVLNVAIWKDSKYYNLFDGQPRKENCEPAGDGVSGIAKLFLVKDLIGLLFIILEKSNVKNEPFVLYAIAISGVDHYTQPVDAEKQERANHRAQRRPSGYKMQEKYRAVVQGSYHVTHPVIPAPLRSRTFLIIALAALVYSRLVNANKWTSALIDLIFNQSNIYFVDLVRVLDKDLDDKEFELRLDDIMGDIILGAYSAKVKIRTNVVPGHGQKKGKLGIDDGIREFFQTQVTGLLEIKNFFYAIWRHDDTYYFMDPFACDEEGFRSSSAEIDGSANPGEAACVTMNSSINQVVETIMENTGSRDRDPFVIHGVRVLYVKTGTTPGGPLEKVIYREKGTNRRPQALSPLPTVKDDALKLNEVVDMKPRIRPDVDKMRDVEVQVPDLLTDAENYMMTDDEPTTYVIVPPEEKKEPEEELWGEEEEEEEEDIRRLRAEAGDITEEEEEEGPEIIEEKEPVEEPVVKLVKGYKVINPNRLILQGSKNCLDENFDEWSRGKQGLIAALAVLAYRRLKNPTKWRNMDIDQLVDVSNRIFDEIIDWIRKGRPKTRDPEEIVEEEAEEEEEEEEREGEVEEKLLPKPSHLDMTMLPQRIKMGENDVFFKTKMKIIQGEASPLANLAEALECYFNRYPELILENKRLMYGIWKEGPNFFMFNPYGSDTEGWRLRDYPASFAVVASLNELTDLLYGVLEFNDPSFIIHFVGLDSIQPGLYATEEEIIVPEDAVIEQFKTRFLPITDDDLEKLQAELKEAEEVEEEPDVVDVEVMGEEEEEEEEEEEGRRPVRKLYEEEEKPLIDPLLEAQEQDQPDAPYRLNLILLTSNMKVFDENEETIDQVHEQIALEKLKYNHPPPYVMPSSKTLLKLLEAKRAKRSIPSLVSRFSIDSRLDVKRKGGISMIILAKSTMIVPSGVLEETKPSKMIKLSPKKYLYSRILPICLMPLRAINDMYIQDEDLATALRLEDLRRLEEEQRRAEEYVQELVPEVPVGVRIRPTLIPLGPIIKTPISEKRTITCIEKKKRKCLLSKADEGDALMEKVLCNTEDLLLELFFPDFKTKDQVRFKIVIIEWKFIYLFTMFSSSNTVGNQKKRSVQDSRGLKEIIIINYCMNITYFHSKLTQDGIRILHGNICFKNRDEVQICHFKSCFFTALLCILAKIKLDPDRFSGKILDQLIFLGDKIYQQTGKLRYKPYRWFHHIEILDTVYNVITKQAVYADPKNCEDDELEFVLDNFFEKDKTGIIVFINCSYAFWTANDRYYLYDPYPCDEKGNVSEEGYSCLMEFCNMSAMIDKIEANVGENIKKPYRIYTICIAHMETKKRAKKKRRKKWVHCVEKQVEEVRIEEPSEMEVSTNASEASLIESADWVKQESKTSLVYDMTIPGFAPIKHYNASMFDVDVLENEITAPRLAPFKKSSVRESEKVEDEFEAIKLLVRRKVYEKRFKPHTAITTPLDLCIMAWSLIHDPVTWSVRTIKGLFEASTDYTFDSMLAAEDSTVSEMTDGLLPEFEIANYVFRVVFVPLHYGTLYSIEGWNLSMSLQKVFDTFNYTGAIIICGDSHMGVLKKDENHFAWWTIRRTKKLRIVTSIDMKEFLKLIVQEIDQPEETVFMMRVITVSYAQKVDPDCNDTKGLHEPVMPTSSLAEIHRMPAKPYDLEAIFRPTVPESNKPIFIQGTVALNNRDTVTEPRVKRCYFVAALAVMVKRDIIQSPMPGMIDKVIEVAESVYREFSEPKFHTEHILRNVTVMNRIFDFRDCASPLVTLTLNPRTLRTDFYVQVRKHLRKYFKTYASGILHFTNCCYGFWYSRATNAYYYLDPYQCNEKGRKVSNGGKACLCIFPSICQMVRNMCFNQFEDTSGFFIHRLHVDSVNVPSFKTFKEDPMWLYLDYHWNFKHAPDIVKSNTKKKKQVEESEKKNVKQFWNNYAVEVSNLIYSVWGTIGSYDSRFGDRAGKNQAAICVAVLAMQYLSHPSRWGPAILDSAVICGDSYYTESLRSSIQKCAKHFNRFNLQSSFKIFPHLWTIDFRDGICGILYGARNRMTLATALQKAFEESPNVLIECNKITLAALAAKDGYYVADPCWVGPPLFNKDHGAIYVLRCKNMNSLVYAVIKMLNTNQRLDFRLTPIMFTFEQEDFNFVEGKKREAKRKVFLDPIRTTPGKVTDPGMPIPGAHTAPDGVSYLTYRKNLEMGISRAHELENPELPSVEPVLEKDNMTSTLISTTWHLNLGQAAPLEKSTPVFEPRVIQHVPEQCEARVVDSFEPTRHVQMSITDLLAACDDYPRVVDFTGEPAPQLRPLECTAARSFLSDATRQEFRAHTADMASEVYKTYKHRLPKIAKDRSAAGDSGIPVEDIHPITEEEMEVKQNSPDTEGETEGTEDETFTETEATETAEDD; encoded by the exons ATGGTTCAAAAAGATTTGAAATCAAAATCAGGGCTCGACGTAAACCGAAAGAAGCAAGTACAAAAACACAAACTGAAGCAACTCGCAGAATGCGACGAGATTGTTTCTTCGGAAACTGTGAATGCTATCGGTCGAGTTACAGATGTTGTTCGAGCCGCCGATGACAATGCACCGAGTAGCGATGAGCTCGACGAAGACCTCGAAGAGCAGCACAAAGACCTAAATTTGCATCTCGATTTGCCAAATGATACGTATTCCCTGACCGCGATCAGGCCAGAGCTTCCAACCTGCGTTAGATATGGTGTTCGTGAAGGGATGACTCATATTAACATGCCAAAGTTTTCACCATTGTCCAGGGGTCATcag GGTGGAGCAACAGCGATCGCGGCGTTTGCGACAACAACAGTTTATAAATCCCGTTGTTGGAACGAGGCGGTTATCGATCAGATTATCGAAGATGGAGATACGTTTTATTGTGAATCATATAAAGACATAAACACGGACGATCGACGAATGCTGTCGATTCTCGATTTAAAGAGGACTCTATGCGTGCAAGGCAAGTTGACCGTTAACGTCAGCATCGAGGAGGCTGCATACGCTGGCAAATTTCGCTCCACAGAGGTGACGGAATTGCATCTGGTCAAAGCCTTGGATTTATTCTTCAAACGCTACAACGCTGGTATTTTGGCATCATCAGTATTGAACGTGGCGATTTGGAAAGACTCGAAGTATTATAATCTGTTCGATGGTCAGCCAAGGAAAGAGAATTGCGAACCAGCAGGTGATGGAGTCAGTGGAATAGCTAAGCTGTTTTTGGTCAAGGATCTAATAGGACTTCTTTTTATTATCCTCGAGAAGAGCAACGTGAAGAACGAGCCTTTCGTTCTCTACGCGATAGCGATTAGTGGCGTGGATCATTACACTCAACCAGTGGATGCTGAGAAGCAGGAGAGAGCCAATCACAGAGCACAAAGACGACCGAGTGGTTATAAAATGCAGGAGAAGTATCGAGCTGTGGTCCAAGGCTCTTATCACGTTACACATCCTGTAATTCCAGCCCCACTTCGTAGTCGAACATTCCTGATTATAGCTCTGGCAGCTCTGGTCTATTCGCGACTGGTGAACGCCAATAAGTGGACCAGTGCTCTGATCGATCTAATTTTTAATCAATCCAATATATATTTCGTCGATCTGGTACGCGTTCTCGATAAAGATTTGGATGATAAAGAGTTCGAGCTTCGTTTGGACGATATCATGGGTGACATCATTCTCGGAGCATACTCCGCGAAAGTGAAGATTCGAACGAACGTTGTCCCAGGTCACGGACAGAAAAAAGGTAAACTCGGGATTGACGATGGTATACGTGAGTTCTTTCAGACTCAAGTGACCGGTCTGCTCGAGATAAAGAATTTCTTCTATGCAATTTGGAGACACGACGACACGTACTATTTCATGGATCCCTTTGCCTGTGACGAAGAAGGATTCCGAAGTAGTTCGGCTGAGATAGATGGTTCAGCGAATCCTGGGGAAGCTGCCTGTGTGACGATGAACAGCTCGATCAATCAAGTGGTGGAGACCATTATGGAGAACACGGGTAGTAGGGACAGAGATCCTTTTGTGATCCACGGGGTCCGAGTCCTGTACGTGAAGACTGGAACCACACCTGGCGGTCCGTTGGAGAAGGTGATCTATCGAGAGAAAGGTACGAACCGCAGGCCGCAAGCATTATCGCCATTACCGACGGTCAAGGACGACGCGTTAAAGCTGAACGAAGTGGTCGATATGAAACCAAGAATACGACCGGATGTGGATAAAATGAGGGACGTGGAGGTCCAGGTTCCAGATCTGCTAACAGACGCGGAGAATTATATGATGACGGATGACGAGCCTACGACTTACGTAATCGTGCCACCTGAAGAGAAGAAGGAGCCAGAGGAAGAACTTTGgggagaagaggaagaggaagaagaagaagatataaGGAGATTGCGGGCGGAAGCTGGCGACATTacagaagaagaggaggaagaaggtcctgaaataatcgaagagaaagaGCCTGTTGAAGAACCAGTCGTGAAGTTAGTCAAGGGTTACAAAGTGATAAATCCTAATCGTTTGATCCTTCAGGGGTCGAAGAACTGTTTGGACGAAAATTTTGACGAATGGTCGAGGGGAAAGCAAGGACTGATAGCAGCTCTCGCGGTTTTGGCTTATAGAAGATTGAAGAATCCCACCAAGTGGCGAAACATGGATATCGATCAACTGGTCGACGTCAGCAACAGAATTTTCGACGAGATTATAGATTGGATTAGAAAGGGACGTCCTAAGACGAGAGATCCCGAAGAAATAGTTGAAGAAGAagcggaagaagaggaagaggaagaagagagagaaggtGAAGTTGAAGAGAAATTGTTACCTAAACCAAGTCACTTGGATATGACGATGTTACCCCAAAGAATAAAGATGGGAGAGAACGATGTGTTCTTTaagacgaagatgaaaattattCAAGGTGAAGCGAGTCCTTTGGCAAATCTTGCAGAGGCTCTCGAATGTTACTTCAACCGATATCCAGAATTAATCCTGGAGAACAAGAGACTGATGTATGGTATTTGGAAAGAGGGGCCGAACTTCTTCATGTTCAATCCATACGGAAGCGACACAGAGGGTTGGCGTCTTCGCGACTATCCGGCTTCATTTGCAGTAGTAGCTAGTTTGAACGAATTAACCGATCTTCTTTACGGCGTGTTGGAATTCAACGATCCTTCCTTTATAATTCACTTCGTCGGACTGGACTCGATACAGCCTGGCCTTTATGCTACTGAGGAGGAAATAATAGTTCCAGAAGATGCCGTGATCGAGCAATTCAAAACGAGATTTCTACCGATCACGGACGACGATCTAGAAAAGTTACAGGCTGAATTAAAGGAGGCAGAGGAAGTTGAGGAAGAACCAGATGTCGTAGACGTGGAGGTTATGggcgaagaagaggaagaggaggaggaagaggaagaaggtaGGAGACCTGTGAGAAAGTTATACGAGGAAGAGGAAAAGCCTTTAATCGATCCATTGCTAGAGGCTCAGGAACAAGATCAACCTGATGCACCCTATCGTTTGAACCTAATTCTACTTACGTCCAACATGAAGGTCTTTGACGAAAACGAAGAAACCATTGACCAGGTGCACGAACAGATAGCCTTAGAGAAGTTAAAGTACAATCATCCTCCTCCTTACGTTATGCCATCTAGTAAAACATTATTGAAGCTTTTGGAAGCGAAACGAGCCAAAAGATCCATTCCATCTTTAGTATCGAGATTCTCCATAGACTCCAGATTAGATGTAAAAAGGAAAGGCGGAATTTCTATGATTATCTTGGCTAAGTCGACGATGATCGTACCGTCAGGGGTATTGGAGGAAACGAAACCTTCAAAAATGATTAAACTATCtccgaaaaaatatttatactctAGAATTTTGCCAATCTGTCTGATGCCTCTGAGAGCTATTAACGACATGTATATACAAGATGAAGATCTTGCCACGGCTCTCCGATTAGAAGATCTACGGAGGTTGGAGGAAGAACAGAGGAGGGCCGAAGAATATGTTCAAGAGCTTGTACCGGAAGTACCTGTGGGAGTTCGTATACGACCAACGTTGATACCACTCGGACCGATTATTAAAACGCCGATTTCTGAGAAGAGGACGATTACTTGTattgaaaagaagaaacgtAAATGTTTGTTGAGCAAAGCTGACGAAGGCGATGCTTTGATGGAGAAGGTTCTCTGCAATACGGAGGATCTATTGTTAGAACTGTTCTTCCCTGACTTTAAAACAAAGGATCAGGTTCGTTTTAAAATAGTTATTATAGAATggaaatttatatatctatttacGATGTTTTCGTCGTC GAATACAGTGGGTAATCAAAAGAAAAGGTCTGTGCAAGATTCGCGTGGTTTAAAA gaaataattattataaactaTTGTATGAATATTACTTATTTTCATTCTAAGCTGACGCAAGATGGAATCCGAATACTTCATGGTAACATATGTTTCAAAAATCGCGACGAAGTCCAAATCTGTCACTTCAAATCTTGCTTCTTTACCGCTCTGCTGTGTATTCTGGCGAAGATCAAACTGGATCCAGATCGTTTCTCCGGGAAGATTTTAGATCAACTCATATTTCTTGGAGACAAGATCTATCAACAAACCGGGAAACTACGGTATAAACCATATCGATGGTTCCATCATATCGAAATTCTCGATACAGTTTACAACGTGATCACGAAGCAGGCTGTTTACGCGGATCCTAAAAATTGCGAGGACGACGAGCTGGAATTCGTGCTGGACAATTTCTTCGAGAAAGATAAGACCGGAATCATTGTGTTTATCAATTGCTCGTACGCCTTTTGGACGGCCAACGATCGATATTATTTGTACGATCCTTATCCCTGTGACGAGAAGGGTAATGTTTCAGAGGAAGGTTACTCCTGTCTTATGGAATTTTGCAACATGAGCGCGATGATCGATAAGATCGAAGCTAACGTCGGTGAAAATATTAAGAAACCCTATCGAATATACACGATATGTATAGCTCACATGGAGACGAAAAAGAGagcgaagaagaaacgaagaaaaaagtgGGTTCATTGCGTGGAGAAGCAAGTCGAAGAAGTTCGCATCGAAGAGCCCTCGGAAATGGAAGTATCCACTAACGCATCAGAAGCATCTCTAATCGAGTCGGCCGACTGGGTGAAACAGGAATCGAAAACTAGTCTCGTATACGATATGACGATTCCTGGTTTCGCTCCTATTAAACATTATAACGCCTCGATGTTCGACGTAGACGTTCTGGAAAATGAAATCACGGCTCCACGATTGGCACCTTTTAAAAAATCTTCTGTAAGGGAATCGGAGAAGGTGGAGGATGAGTTCGAGGCGATAAAACTGTTGGTCAGGAGGAAAGTTTATGAAAAAAGGTTCAAGCCGCATACAGCAATCACTACTCCTTTGGATCTTTGCATCATGGCTTGGTCGTTGATTCACGATCCAGTTACCTGGTCTGTTAGGACGATAAAGGGACTGTTCGAGGCGAGTACCGACTATACTTTCGACAGCATGTTGGCCGCGGAAGATTCAACGGTCAGTGAAATGACTGATGGTTTATTACCCGAGTTTGAGATAGCCAATTACGTGTTTCGAGTGGTGTTCGTACCTCTGCACTATGGAACCCTGTACAGTATCGAGGGTTGGAATCTCTCGATGTCCTTGCAGAAAGTGTTCGACACATTCAACTACACGGGCGCGATTATAATTTGCGGTGATTCTCATATGGGTGTTTTAAAGAAGGATGAAAATCATTTTGCTTGGTGGACAATTAGAAGAACGAAAAAATTGAGGATCGTTACTTCTATAGATATGaaggaatttttgaagttgATCGTTCAGGAGATCGATCAACCCGAGGAGACGGTTTTTATGATGAGAGTAATTACGGTTTCTTATGCCCAAAAAGTTGATCCTGATTGTAACGATACAAAAGGTCTTCATGAGCCAGTGATGCCAACCAGCTCGCTGGCGGAAATTCATAGAATGCCAGCTAAACCTTACGATCTCGAGGCAATATTCAGGCCTACCGTGCCAGAATCAAATAAACCGATCTTTATACAGGGAACGGTTGCCCTGAACAATAGAGATACTGTGACCGAACCGAGAGTTAAAAGATGTTACTTTGTCGCTGCTTTAGCGGTGATGGTGAAAAGAGATATCATTCAGAGTCCCATGCCAGGAATGATAGATAAAGTGATCGAGGTTGCTGAATCAGTTTATAGAGAATTTTCGGAGCCCAAGTTTCATACGGAACACATTTTGCGTAATGTTACTGTGATGAATAGAATCTTCGATTTTCGCGACTGTGCATCTCCTTTGGTAACGCTTACGCTAAACCCTCGAACTTTGAGAACCGACTTTTACGTTCAG GTAAGAAAgcatttacgaaaatattttaaaacgtaCGCAAGTGGAATTCTGCATTTCACCAACTGCTGTTACGGTTTCTGGTATTCGAGAGCCACGAACGCGTATTACTATTTAGATCCTTACCAGTGCaatgaaaaaggaaggaaagttTCAAACGGTGGTAAAGCTTGTCTGTGTATCTTCCCCAGTATTTGTCAAATGGTGAGAAACATGTGCTTTAATCAGTTCGAAGACACCTCAGGCTTCTTTATTCATCGTCTGCACGTGGACTCGGTAAACGTGCCATCGTTCAAAACGTTCAAGGAAGATCCTATGTGGTTGTACCTGGATTATCATTGGAACTTCAAACACGCTCCGGACATCGTAAAATCAAATACCAAGAAGAAAAAACAAGTGGAAGAATCGGAAAAGAAAAACGTCAAGCAATTCTGGAACAATTACGCTGTCGAGGTGTCTAATCTTATCTATTCGGTTTGGGGAACCATTGGCTCTTACGATTCCCGATTCGGTGATCGGGCTGGAAAGAATCAGGCAGCCATTTGCGTGGCTGTCTTGGCCATGCAGTATCTCAGTCATCCATCGAGATGGGGTCCGGCCATTTTGGATTCAGCCGTGATCTGCGGAGACTCTTATTATACGGAAAGCTTAAGAAGCTCCATCCAAAAATGTGCCAAGCATTTCAACAGGTTCAATTTACAAAGCTCTTTCAAGATCTTTCCCCACTTGTGGACTATTGACTTCAGAGATGGTATTTGTGGAATTTTATACGGTGCTCGAAATAGGATGACTCTCGCGACTGCATTGCAGAAAGCTTTCGAAGAGTCACCGAACGTTCTCATCGAGTGCAACAAAATCACGTTAGCAGCCCTCGCGGCGAAAGATGGATACTACGTCGCTGATCCCTGTTGGGTCGGACCACCCCTGTTCAACAAGGACCATGGAGCGATCTATGTCCTTCGTTGTAAGAACATGAACTCCCTGGTCTACGCGGTGATCAAGATGCTTAACACTAATCAGAGACTCGATTTCCGTTTGACTCCTATCATGTTCACGTTTGAACAGGAGGACTTTAACTTTGTTGAAGGAAAGAAACGCGAAGCGAAGAGGAAGGTCTTCTTGGATCCTATTAGAACTACTCCAGGGAAAGTCACTGACCCTGGTATGCCTATTCCAGGCGCTCACACGGCCCCAGACGGGGTTTCTTATCTCACGTATCGCAAGAATCTTGAAATGGGCATAAGCAGAGCCCACGAACTGGAGAATCCTGAGTTGCCTTCGGTAGAGCCAGTGTTGGAGAAGGATAACATGACCAGCACGCTCATTAGTACCACCTGGCATCTGAATCTCGGCCAGGCCGCTCCTTTGGAGAAATCTACGCCTGTGTTCGAACCTCGGGTGATCCAACATGTGCCGGAACAGTGCGAGGCACGGGTAGTTGATTCATTCGAGCCAACTCGCCACGTGCAAATGTCTATTACCGACCTGCTGGCAGCCTGTGACGATTATCCAAGAGTGGTAGATTTCACTGGCGAACCTGCTCCACAGCTAAGACCGCTGGAATGCACCGCCGCGCGTAGTTTTCTTAGCGACGCTACTCGTCAAGAATTTCGTGCTCATACCGCGGACATGGCCAGCGAAGTTTATAAAACTTACAAACATCGGCTTCCCAAGATAGCAAAGGACCGATCAGCCGCCGGCGATAGCGGAATACCTGTCGAAGACATTCATCCCATCACCGAGGAGGAAATGGAAGTGAAGCAGAATTCTCCTGACACCGAGGGAGAGACAGAGGGCACAGAAGATGAAACGTTTACGGAAACGGAAGCTACTGAAACCGCGGAAGACGACTAA
- the LOC117157107 gene encoding uncharacterized protein LOC117157107, producing the protein MDLRRKADCRKYRKWKEERAKESKGTKKEIKKRRRRKLVTDCINEGEIEEVMPKTVMKVKYRKCRKKKKRKKSKKLIRKLVKRVSFAELVLGCIKPSIEERQFLLNPRHIGCLGFSVSKMDITSESPATSQTYMSQQKSRGRKRICTKSCTERSSRRALGESESEDSECDSICSCDSRIYLAGVKLTAKDKEEMKKYQREAHQSSSKTEN; encoded by the exons atggatCTTCGTCGTAAAGCCGATTgtcgaaaatacagaaaatggaaagaggaacGAGCAAAAGAATCAAagggaacgaagaaagaaatcaAAAAACGAAGACGCAGAAAACTAGTAACCGATTGTATCAATGAAGGCGAGATAGAAGAAGTTATGCCTAAAACCGTAATGAAAGTGAAATATCGAAAAtgcagaaaaaagaagaagagaaagaagtcaAAGAAATTGATTAGGAAACTGGTTAAACGAGTTTCGTTCGCAGAGCTAGTGTTAGGATGTATAAAACCCTCGATAGAAGAGAGGCAATTCCTTCTTAATCCACGTCATATTGGTTGCCTAGGATTTAGTGTATCTAAAATGGATATTACATCGGAAAGCCCAG CAACAAGCCAGACTTACATGAGCCAACAGAAAAGCCGCGGAAGGAAAAGAATCTGTACAAAATCCTGTACGGAAAGGTCGTCTCGTAGAGCCTTAGGAGAATCGGAATCAGAAGACAGTGAATGTGACAGCATTTGTTCCTGCGATAGTCGCATATATCTTGCAG GTGTAAAGTTAACAGCAAAGGATAAAGAGGAGATGAAAAAGTATCAACGCGAAGCTCATCAATCCAGTTCTAAAACAGAGAATTAA